One segment of Terriglobia bacterium DNA contains the following:
- a CDS encoding sensor domain-containing diguanylate cyclase, which yields MNEAAGSGPERKTKRQLQEVAIFNDVAKALTSSLNLDSILQTIMDKMAEFFRPDTWSLLMVDEQKDELYFAIAVGDAAETLKTVRLKVGEGIAGWVARHGESLIVPDVYNDPRFAKRIDEMTKWKTRSIICVPLQSKHRVLGVIQLINCAMESFGEQEMFFLHALCDYAAIAIDNARAVEKIQELTITDDCTGLYNARHLYKTLEAEVYRSARFGYEFSVIFLDLDHFKNVNDTYGHLVGSKLLQEIGFKIKSQLRLIDYAFRYGGDEFVILLPQTDKHSALVVAKRIQEMMRKTVFLAEDGLNLNVRCSMGLATYPEDAKSSHEIIRQADEMMYMVKNSSRDNIAVAQQGMLK from the coding sequence ATGAACGAGGCAGCAGGATCAGGACCCGAGCGTAAGACCAAGAGGCAGTTGCAGGAAGTCGCCATATTTAACGATGTGGCGAAAGCCCTGACCTCGTCGCTGAATCTCGATTCAATTCTTCAAACCATTATGGACAAGATGGCGGAATTCTTCCGTCCGGACACTTGGTCCCTGCTGATGGTCGATGAACAGAAGGACGAGCTCTATTTCGCCATTGCCGTGGGTGATGCTGCCGAAACGCTCAAGACCGTTCGGCTTAAGGTGGGCGAAGGTATCGCTGGCTGGGTGGCCAGGCACGGTGAGTCCTTAATCGTGCCCGATGTTTATAACGATCCCCGCTTTGCCAAGCGCATTGATGAGATGACGAAGTGGAAGACTCGATCAATCATCTGCGTGCCGCTGCAATCAAAACACCGCGTGCTCGGCGTGATCCAGCTCATTAACTGCGCTATGGAAAGTTTTGGCGAGCAGGAGATGTTCTTCCTGCACGCGCTGTGTGACTATGCCGCCATCGCCATTGATAACGCCCGTGCCGTCGAGAAAATTCAGGAACTCACAATCACTGACGATTGCACCGGTCTCTATAACGCGCGTCATCTTTATAAGACGTTGGAAGCGGAAGTCTACCGCTCCGCTCGATTCGGCTATGAATTCAGCGTGATCTTCCTTGACCTCGACCATTTCAAGAACGTAAATGACACGTATGGGCATCTCGTCGGCAGCAAGCTGTTGCAGGAAATCGGGTTCAAGATCAAATCCCAACTGCGCCTGATTGATTATGCCTTCCGTTACGGCGGCGATGAATTTGTCATTTTGCTTCCGCAGACAGACAAGCACTCCGCGCTGGTGGTCGCCAAACGTATTCAGGAGATGATGCGCAAGACGGTCTTTCTTGCTGAAGATGGATTGAATTTGAATGTCCGTTGCAGCATGGGACTGGCGACGTATCCCGAAGACGCCAAGAGTTCCCACGAAATCATCCGTCAGGCCGATGAAATGATGTATATGGTGAAAAACTCCAGCCGAGACAATATCGCCGTCGCGCAGCAGGGGATGCTGAAGTAG
- a CDS encoding DUF4115 domain-containing protein: MRGITLDEITESTKISRRHLEALETEHFDQLPGGVFNKGFVRAYARFLGIDEDRAVADYSATSNEQPEPENKFPLEIHENPKRNLNSRSSNLPLVFAVAALIGVLVGYGFWVKYKAHNPAPVETAQQSAPASAAPEPQTSGVNPQSATPSTDSTNDSATATKSAPAKDAAAARPIEPRRQAVPTQSADAPAPVNAFSVEIVAKEDSWISIVADGKSVMERVLTADKRKNIKAGKTIVLRTGNAGGIEVSFNGRPLGVLGNENEPRTLTFNASGLVQ; the protein is encoded by the coding sequence ATGCGCGGCATCACCCTGGATGAAATTACTGAATCGACAAAGATTTCCCGGCGTCATCTGGAAGCGCTGGAAACAGAGCATTTTGACCAGCTTCCCGGCGGCGTTTTCAATAAAGGCTTTGTGCGCGCTTATGCGCGCTTCCTGGGGATCGACGAAGACCGGGCTGTCGCCGATTATTCAGCCACCAGTAACGAACAGCCCGAACCCGAAAACAAGTTTCCTTTAGAAATACACGAAAACCCAAAACGCAACTTAAATTCGCGAAGCTCGAATCTACCGTTGGTATTTGCGGTCGCGGCTTTGATCGGTGTTCTGGTGGGTTACGGCTTCTGGGTCAAATATAAGGCGCATAATCCGGCCCCAGTTGAAACCGCGCAACAGTCAGCGCCTGCCAGTGCGGCGCCTGAGCCTCAGACCAGCGGTGTAAATCCGCAATCTGCCACTCCTTCCACAGACTCAACGAATGACTCTGCCACAGCAACAAAGTCGGCTCCGGCGAAGGACGCTGCAGCCGCACGGCCAATCGAACCGAGACGGCAAGCTGTCCCGACTCAATCCGCCGACGCTCCAGCCCCAGTCAATGCGTTTTCGGTGGAAATTGTGGCCAAGGAAGATTCCTGGATTTCAATTGTCGCCGATGGGAAGTCCGTAATGGAACGCGTTTTGACGGCGGACAAGCGGAAAAATATCAAAGCGGGCAAAACTATTGTTCTCAGAACGGGAAACGCAGGCGGCATTGAAGTAAGCTTTAATGGCCGGCCCCTGGGAGTTCTGGGAAATGAAAATGAACCCCGTACCCTCACCTTTAACGCCTCCGGCCTTGTACAATAA
- the metK gene encoding methionine adenosyltransferase → MASREKFLFTSESVTEGHPDKIADQISDAILDACLAEDPYSRVACETLTATGLVVIAGEITTKTYVDFQKIVRGVVQSIGYDNALYGFDSNTCAVISSINKQSGDIALGVDTGGAGDQGMMFGYATNENDNYMPTAIDLANKLTLRLTEVRKNGTLPYLRPDGKSQVTVEYGTDHKPRRVDAVVISTQHADSVDNETLRADIMKHVIQAAVPANLLDADTKYHINPTGRFVIGGPMGDTGLTGRKIIVDSYGGMGRHGGGAFSGKDPTKVDRSACYMARYIAKNIVAAGLADRCEVQLAYAIGVAEPVSVLVDTFGTGKLSEERLEELVRKNFHLTPKGIIDSLKLRRPIYKKTAAYGHFGRKDPDFTWEATDKAATLREQGLGKAESKANVGATR, encoded by the coding sequence TTGGCTTCACGCGAAAAATTTTTGTTCACATCTGAGTCGGTCACGGAAGGCCACCCGGATAAGATTGCAGACCAGATTTCCGACGCGATTCTGGATGCGTGCCTGGCAGAAGATCCTTACAGCCGGGTCGCCTGCGAGACGCTGACCGCCACCGGCCTGGTGGTGATTGCCGGCGAAATTACCACCAAGACCTACGTCGATTTCCAGAAAATTGTGCGTGGTGTGGTGCAGTCTATTGGTTATGACAACGCGCTTTACGGATTTGATTCCAACACATGCGCCGTAATTTCCAGCATCAACAAGCAGTCTGGCGATATTGCCTTGGGCGTGGACACGGGCGGAGCCGGCGATCAGGGCATGATGTTCGGTTACGCCACGAACGAAAATGACAATTACATGCCCACGGCCATCGATCTGGCAAATAAGCTCACACTCCGCCTTACTGAAGTCCGCAAGAACGGCACGCTTCCTTACCTACGGCCTGATGGCAAATCACAAGTTACAGTTGAATACGGCACAGATCACAAACCGCGTCGCGTGGATGCGGTGGTAATTTCCACGCAGCACGCTGACTCAGTCGATAATGAAACCCTGCGCGCCGACATCATGAAGCATGTGATCCAGGCCGCGGTCCCGGCAAACCTGCTCGATGCGGACACGAAATATCACATCAATCCGACCGGACGTTTCGTCATCGGTGGTCCCATGGGCGATACCGGCTTGACCGGGCGCAAGATCATTGTTGATAGCTACGGTGGCATGGGCCGCCATGGCGGCGGCGCTTTCAGCGGTAAAGATCCGACCAAGGTGGACCGTTCCGCCTGCTACATGGCGCGTTACATTGCCAAAAATATTGTAGCTGCCGGTCTGGCTGACCGTTGTGAAGTCCAGCTTGCTTACGCCATTGGCGTGGCGGAGCCGGTCAGCGTGCTGGTTGACACATTCGGCACAGGCAAACTCAGTGAAGAGAGATTGGAAGAGCTTGTTCGCAAGAACTTCCACCTCACGCCCAAAGGGATCATTGATTCGCTCAAGCTGCGGCGTCCGATCTACAAGAAGACCGCTGCTTACGGGCACTTCGGCCGCAAAGATCCCGATTTCACCTGGGAAGCCACGGACAAAGCTGCCACTCTGCGCGAGCAGGGGCTGGGCAAGGCTGAGTCCAAGGCCAACGTAGGCGCGACGCGATAA
- the ahcY gene encoding adenosylhomocysteinase, whose translation MSTTAAPQITYDIKSLELADLGKRRIEWANQSMPVLQSIRKEFIKNQPLKGIRVSACLHVTTETANLAITLRDGGADVVLCASNPLSTQDDVAASLVRDYGISVHAIKGEDNETYYKHILSALDHKPHMTMDDGADLVSIALTKRKDVLDGIIAGTEETTTGVIRLRAMAKDGQLKYPIIAVNDALTKHMFDNRYGTGQSTMDGVIRCTNSLIAGSKFVVAGYGWCGRGLASRARGMGADVIVTEIDPTKAIEAVMDGYRVMSMAEAAKIGDIFVTVTGNKNVIGRDHFDQMKNGAVVANSGHFNVEIDIPALEKMSSSKRQTRDFVDEYAMKDGRKIYLLGEGRLINLAAAEGHPASVMDMSFANQALAAEYLAKNHKSLEKKVYPVPEDLDKKVARLKLESMGVKIDKLTPEQEEYLASWSEGT comes from the coding sequence ATGTCAACAACCGCTGCTCCCCAAATCACATACGATATCAAGAGCCTGGAACTGGCTGATCTTGGCAAGCGCCGCATTGAGTGGGCCAACCAGTCCATGCCGGTGCTTCAGAGCATCCGCAAGGAATTCATCAAGAACCAGCCGCTCAAGGGCATTCGCGTTTCCGCGTGCCTGCACGTGACCACGGAAACCGCCAACCTGGCCATTACCTTGCGCGATGGCGGTGCTGATGTGGTGCTTTGCGCCTCCAACCCGCTCTCCACGCAGGATGACGTGGCTGCATCGCTGGTCCGCGATTATGGTATTTCCGTTCACGCCATCAAGGGTGAGGACAATGAAACCTATTACAAGCACATTCTTTCCGCGCTTGACCACAAGCCGCACATGACCATGGACGACGGCGCTGATCTGGTTTCCATTGCTCTTACCAAGCGCAAAGACGTGCTGGACGGAATTATCGCCGGGACGGAAGAAACCACAACAGGTGTAATTCGCCTGCGCGCCATGGCCAAAGATGGCCAGTTGAAGTATCCGATCATTGCCGTCAACGACGCGTTGACCAAGCACATGTTTGACAATCGCTATGGCACCGGCCAGTCCACCATGGATGGTGTGATTCGCTGCACCAATTCTCTGATTGCCGGCTCCAAGTTCGTTGTCGCCGGTTACGGCTGGTGCGGACGCGGCCTGGCTTCGCGCGCACGCGGCATGGGCGCTGACGTAATCGTTACGGAAATCGATCCCACCAAGGCGATTGAAGCCGTGATGGATGGCTACCGCGTGATGTCGATGGCGGAAGCCGCCAAGATCGGCGATATCTTTGTGACCGTTACCGGCAACAAAAACGTCATCGGTCGCGATCATTTCGATCAGATGAAGAATGGCGCTGTGGTGGCGAACTCCGGGCACTTCAACGTTGAAATTGACATTCCAGCGCTGGAAAAGATGTCTTCTTCCAAGCGCCAGACGCGCGACTTTGTGGATGAATACGCCATGAAAGACGGCCGCAAAATTTATCTGCTGGGCGAAGGCCGCCTGATCAATCTGGCTGCCGCTGAAGGCCATCCCGCTTCAGTGATGGATATGAGCTTTGCCAACCAGGCGCTTGCCGCCGAGTATCTGGCAAAGAACCATAAATCGCTGGAGAAGAAGGTTTATCCCGTGCCGGAAGATCTGGACAAGAAAGTGGCGCGGCTCAAGCTTGAGTCCATGGGTGTAAAGATCGACAAGCTCACGCCGGAGCAGGAAGAGTACCTGGCGAGCTGGAGCGAGGGAACGTAA
- a CDS encoding MCE family protein yields MIEETARLRWQSIAIVLIASLALISWIVLHSRSHSLSVKAYFDDARGLHAGATVDIAGVAVGNVSSVRIRPELRDNPAEVVLLLNTPYELKIPEDSTVSVERAGILGDAIAVIDISQAKGHPIHSGATLRTVPSHEITSQQAIDCLNKIAKHQPCGLFNPKQDTRIP; encoded by the coding sequence TTGATTGAAGAGACCGCACGCCTCCGCTGGCAATCCATTGCAATTGTCCTGATTGCATCTCTGGCCCTGATCAGTTGGATTGTGCTTCATTCACGGTCGCATTCCCTCAGCGTAAAAGCGTATTTTGATGATGCTCGGGGGCTGCACGCCGGTGCCACTGTGGACATCGCCGGAGTGGCGGTGGGGAACGTCTCAAGTGTTCGCATCCGCCCTGAGCTGCGCGATAATCCAGCTGAAGTTGTTCTGCTGCTGAATACGCCGTATGAACTCAAAATCCCCGAGGATTCCACGGTGTCAGTGGAAAGAGCTGGGATTCTGGGAGATGCAATCGCAGTGATAGACATCAGCCAGGCAAAAGGCCACCCGATTCACAGCGGGGCAACACTCAGGACTGTTCCCTCCCACGAAATTACGTCGCAACAAGCGATCGATTGTCTGAACAAAATCGCCAAGCACCAACCTTGCGGTCTTTTCAATCCTAAGCAGGACACAAGGATTCCATAA
- a CDS encoding peptidase S10 yields the protein MFTRIALVLFVCSIGRFAIAQQPASQPQTVWSHEEATVAETLPVVTHHQIIVNGKPLKYTATAGRMVLRPEDGPAEAAIFFTAYTLEGEEARTRPLTFAFNGGPGTATAWLHMGALGPKKIKLEKDGGVPAPPYVTIDNPETILDRTDLVFIDAPGTGYSRVRADLTKKFYNVPGDADAFYRFIRLYLTRYQRWRSPIFLFGESYGTTRAAALANHLIDNDIPVNGVALLSVGLDFQTLLPGNLNDLPYQVIVPSYTMIAAYHKKLAPELTANLDETIKKVEHWCATDYAQALAEGNVLEPEKRKQIVNQLAAYTGLKPDLIEEYDLRIDPQVFMHNLLKDRKLEVGRVDGRFASPMPQSNAHEPFFDPAMAAMFPAFNAAMNDYAETELGYKSELPYVIWNYEGINRAWDWGTAMNFSGGIGGYPQTATNLQSAMAKNKYLKVLVMEGMYDLATPFYASSYTFQHMHLSADYRKNLTFADFKGGHMVYNDAAALKEMKHALDEWYQETLKQTK from the coding sequence ATGTTCACCCGGATAGCCCTCGTCTTGTTCGTATGCAGCATCGGTAGGTTTGCGATCGCACAACAGCCTGCTTCGCAACCACAGACCGTCTGGTCGCATGAAGAGGCAACCGTGGCCGAGACCCTGCCCGTGGTCACACACCATCAGATCATCGTCAACGGCAAACCACTCAAATACACCGCCACCGCAGGACGGATGGTCCTCAGGCCTGAAGATGGTCCCGCCGAAGCGGCCATTTTTTTTACCGCATATACGCTGGAGGGCGAGGAAGCCAGGACGCGCCCTCTCACTTTCGCTTTCAATGGCGGGCCCGGTACAGCGACGGCATGGCTGCACATGGGCGCTCTAGGGCCAAAGAAGATCAAGCTGGAAAAAGATGGCGGTGTGCCTGCGCCGCCCTACGTGACGATCGACAATCCAGAGACGATTCTTGACCGCACCGACCTGGTCTTCATCGATGCGCCGGGGACCGGATACAGCCGCGTGCGCGCTGACCTGACCAAGAAGTTTTACAACGTGCCGGGCGACGCCGACGCTTTCTACCGCTTTATACGGTTGTACCTCACGCGATATCAACGGTGGCGGTCGCCGATATTTCTCTTTGGCGAAAGCTACGGCACCACACGGGCCGCGGCACTGGCGAACCATCTGATCGACAATGACATTCCCGTGAATGGCGTCGCGCTGCTTTCAGTGGGGCTTGATTTTCAGACGCTGCTGCCGGGCAATCTGAACGACCTGCCATATCAGGTGATTGTTCCCAGCTATACCATGATCGCCGCCTATCACAAAAAGCTGGCGCCGGAGCTTACCGCCAACCTGGACGAGACAATCAAAAAAGTGGAGCACTGGTGCGCCACGGATTATGCCCAGGCGCTGGCGGAAGGCAATGTTCTGGAACCAGAGAAGCGCAAACAGATCGTCAACCAGCTTGCCGCTTATACCGGGCTGAAACCGGATTTGATTGAAGAATACGACCTGCGCATCGACCCGCAGGTCTTCATGCACAACCTGCTGAAAGACCGCAAGCTCGAGGTCGGGCGTGTCGATGGACGCTTTGCCTCGCCCATGCCGCAGAGCAACGCCCATGAGCCATTTTTCGATCCCGCCATGGCGGCAATGTTCCCGGCATTCAACGCGGCTATGAACGATTACGCGGAAACCGAGTTGGGATACAAATCAGAGCTGCCTTACGTGATCTGGAATTATGAGGGCATCAATCGCGCATGGGACTGGGGTACCGCGATGAACTTTAGCGGGGGAATCGGAGGCTATCCGCAAACCGCGACGAATCTGCAGTCCGCCATGGCAAAGAACAAATATCTAAAAGTGCTGGTGATGGAGGGAATGTACGATCTGGCGACTCCGTTCTATGCCAGCAGTTACACTTTCCAGCATATGCATCTTAGCGCCGATTATCGCAAGAACCTGACCTTTGCCGATTTCAAAGGCGGTCACATGGTCTATAACGACGCAGCCGCTCTAAAAGAGATGAAACATGCGCTAGACGAGTGGTACCAGGAAACGCTGAAGCAGACGAAATAA
- a CDS encoding DinB family protein, which yields MKKTDPFRQHISNLLTKAEAHIDLREALKDFPSKLRGIKPEGGPHTPWQLLEHIRIAQWDILEFSRSAKHKSPKWPDEYWPKTEAPPSDKAWDKSVKQVLADLEAMHKLIADPNRDLTAKIPHGDGQTLLREALLVADHNAYHLGQLVMIRRILERK from the coding sequence ATGAAGAAAACCGATCCCTTCCGACAGCACATCTCCAATTTGCTTACCAAGGCAGAAGCGCATATTGATCTGCGCGAGGCGCTTAAAGACTTTCCCAGTAAGCTGCGCGGCATCAAGCCTGAGGGCGGCCCGCACACGCCGTGGCAATTGCTGGAACACATCCGCATTGCCCAGTGGGACATCCTTGAGTTCAGCCGCTCAGCCAAACATAAATCGCCCAAGTGGCCGGATGAGTATTGGCCCAAAACTGAAGCGCCGCCCAGCGACAAAGCCTGGGACAAAAGCGTGAAGCAAGTCCTGGCTGATCTGGAAGCCATGCACAAACTAATTGCCGATCCCAATCGCGATCTCACCGCCAAGATCCCTCATGGCGATGGCCAAACTTTGCTGCGCGAAGCGCTCCTGGTGGCCGATCACAATGCGTATCATCTCGGACAACTGGTCATGATTCGCCGCATATTAGAACGGAAGTAA
- a CDS encoding zinc dependent phospholipase C family protein: MLSPLRAVLASLLVVFGFSQVCNGYSILTHEEIVDLLWADQIKPLLMQKYPNATEEDLRKAHAFAYGGCLIQDMGYYPFGNTLFSDMVHYVRSGDFVDALLAESTDLNEYAFSLGALTHYVADIVGHPVVNRAVAREFPKLGAKYGPIVTYAQDHKAHIRTEFGFDVVQVAKQRYTSDAYHDFIGFEVAKPVLERAFLKTYGIALSDVFANLDLSIGSFRWSVSRAIPEMTRVALLTKRDELVKENPSLAKKKFLYNLKRSEYEKEFGKQYQKPGLGARIMAVIFKIIPKFGPFKAIAFKMPNPDTETLYLKSVNTTVDQYRAELRDLKAGKLQLANMDFDTGNPTHSGEYRLTDDTYAKLLDKLTKEKFGGMLPDLRENILAFYQNPSAPNFTKKKREKWNKVQEELEALKTAPAAQTSVSQQSTRP; this comes from the coding sequence ATGCTTAGTCCACTGCGGGCAGTGCTCGCGTCATTGCTGGTTGTATTTGGATTCTCCCAGGTATGTAACGGTTATTCCATTCTCACGCATGAAGAGATTGTGGACCTCCTCTGGGCTGACCAGATCAAGCCGCTGCTGATGCAGAAGTATCCCAATGCGACGGAAGAGGATCTCCGCAAAGCCCACGCCTTTGCCTATGGCGGCTGCCTGATTCAGGACATGGGCTATTATCCTTTCGGCAATACACTTTTTAGCGATATGGTCCATTACGTCCGCAGCGGAGACTTTGTGGATGCATTGCTTGCCGAATCCACGGACCTCAACGAATACGCTTTTTCACTAGGAGCATTGACCCATTATGTGGCGGATATCGTTGGTCATCCCGTGGTGAACAGAGCTGTAGCGCGCGAGTTCCCAAAACTCGGCGCCAAGTATGGCCCCATAGTGACCTATGCCCAGGACCACAAGGCCCATATCCGCACTGAATTTGGTTTTGACGTGGTGCAGGTAGCCAAGCAGCGTTACACCTCTGACGCGTATCACGACTTCATTGGCTTTGAAGTCGCCAAGCCAGTGCTGGAACGCGCGTTCCTAAAAACGTACGGCATTGCGCTAAGCGATGTTTTTGCAAATCTCGATCTCTCCATCGGCTCGTTTCGCTGGTCCGTAAGCCGCGCTATCCCGGAGATGACGCGCGTGGCCCTGTTGACCAAGCGAGATGAGCTAGTAAAAGAAAATCCCAGCTTGGCGAAGAAAAAATTCCTCTACAATCTGAAGCGATCAGAGTATGAAAAGGAATTTGGCAAACAATATCAAAAGCCGGGCTTAGGGGCCCGTATTATGGCGGTGATTTTCAAAATCATTCCCAAGTTCGGGCCATTCAAGGCAATCGCGTTCAAGATGCCGAACCCGGACACCGAAACTCTTTACCTTAAAAGCGTGAACACCACGGTGGACCAGTACCGCGCTGAACTGCGTGATCTGAAGGCCGGCAAGCTGCAATTGGCCAACATGGATTTTGATACCGGAAATCCCACCCATTCAGGAGAGTACCGGCTCACGGATGACACCTACGCGAAGCTCCTGGACAAACTAACGAAAGAAAAATTTGGCGGCATGCTGCCGGATTTGCGCGAGAACATACTGGCCTTCTACCAGAATCCTTCAGCGCCCAACTTCACCAAGAAGAAGCGCGAGAAGTGGAACAAAGTGCAAGAGGAGTTGGAAGCGCTAAAAACAGCTCCTGCCGCGCAAACCAGCGTGTCACAACAATCTACAAGGCCCTAG
- a CDS encoding lipid-binding SYLF domain-containing protein has translation MKKFVAFLSVVSLATFSWAGTAKEDSAERLQKSAEVLTQIANAPDKGIPEEVLGKAKCIAIVPHLVKGGFVFGGKHGRGVATCRTADGWSAPAFISVGGGSWGLQIGVEGVDLIMLIMNDKGMQQLLSSKFQVSGEGSAAAGPVGRHASAGTDWKLDTQMLTYSRSKGAFAGLTLEGAVIQQDADSTTAVYGKDVAFKNVLLGKVPTPEMAKPFVQSVAKAANVAVAKEAADNDAKK, from the coding sequence ATGAAGAAGTTTGTAGCGTTTTTATCAGTGGTGAGCCTGGCGACATTTAGCTGGGCCGGAACCGCGAAAGAAGATTCAGCCGAGCGGTTGCAGAAATCGGCAGAAGTTTTAACTCAGATCGCCAATGCTCCGGACAAGGGTATTCCTGAAGAAGTTCTGGGCAAAGCCAAATGCATCGCCATTGTGCCCCACCTCGTCAAGGGCGGATTTGTGTTTGGCGGGAAGCATGGCCGCGGTGTGGCCACGTGCCGCACAGCCGATGGCTGGAGCGCACCTGCGTTCATCTCAGTTGGTGGCGGAAGCTGGGGACTGCAAATTGGCGTTGAAGGCGTTGATTTGATCATGCTGATCATGAATGACAAGGGCATGCAGCAACTGCTTTCCAGCAAGTTCCAGGTGAGCGGTGAAGGATCGGCAGCGGCCGGCCCCGTGGGCCGCCACGCTTCCGCTGGTACCGACTGGAAACTTGATACGCAGATGCTGACCTATTCACGCTCCAAGGGCGCATTTGCGGGCTTAACTCTGGAAGGCGCGGTAATCCAGCAAGACGCGGATTCCACAACCGCTGTCTACGGCAAGGACGTTGCTTTCAAGAATGTGTTATTGGGTAAAGTGCCCACTCCGGAAATGGCAAAGCCTTTTGTACAGTCCGTAGCAAAAGCAGCAAACGTGGCCGTCGCAAAGGAAGCCGCAGACAATGACGCGAAGAAATAG
- a CDS encoding radical SAM protein gives MKNNFDINKTPVIAIWETTQACDVPCLDYGDWVQPEADPLELNTLEARQAIDQFAELCPPIFVMTGADPLKREDIYELVRHAAVRELHPFLALPATPLLTPDAIAELKHAGLSRLLLSVDAATPELHDLVCGVHGSFARTMEAIQWAEHWKLPYQITTHLCDRNLHDLENLAALLKTFRIKQWNIAFPVPATPEQLEEMPSAAQFEGVFARLYVLAQKVPFKIKTSEAPHYRRYILQQQVRERADAITDGHPFQDGIPGIMPVNEDRGMLFVSHSGEVYPCAGLHVSAGNVRVSNLAEIYRSSQVFTLLRDQANLTGKCGECAFKGVCGGSRARAYIMHGDMFTEDPSCIYRPTAQAAVRTGGSQTLPSEKVAVEKP, from the coding sequence ATGAAAAACAATTTTGATATAAACAAGACCCCCGTGATCGCAATTTGGGAAACCACCCAGGCTTGTGACGTGCCCTGCCTGGATTACGGCGACTGGGTCCAGCCGGAAGCAGATCCACTGGAATTAAACACGCTGGAGGCACGGCAAGCGATTGATCAATTTGCTGAGCTTTGCCCGCCCATCTTCGTAATGACTGGCGCTGATCCGCTGAAGCGTGAAGATATTTATGAGCTGGTGCGGCATGCGGCGGTCCGAGAGTTGCATCCTTTTCTGGCGCTTCCCGCAACTCCGCTGTTAACTCCTGATGCCATTGCCGAACTGAAGCATGCCGGCCTTTCGCGTTTGCTCCTGAGCGTGGATGCGGCGACTCCAGAGTTGCACGACCTGGTATGCGGCGTGCACGGTTCCTTTGCTCGCACCATGGAAGCCATTCAATGGGCTGAGCACTGGAAACTTCCTTACCAGATCACCACTCATTTATGCGACCGCAACCTGCATGATCTGGAGAACCTGGCCGCGTTGCTGAAGACCTTCAGGATCAAGCAATGGAATATTGCATTTCCAGTCCCTGCAACTCCGGAACAGCTGGAAGAGATGCCGTCTGCGGCGCAATTTGAAGGCGTTTTCGCCCGGCTATATGTGCTGGCACAAAAGGTCCCATTCAAAATCAAAACGTCTGAAGCGCCACACTATCGCAGATACATTTTGCAGCAGCAGGTCAGGGAAAGAGCAGACGCAATAACGGACGGGCATCCGTTCCAGGATGGAATCCCGGGCATCATGCCCGTGAATGAAGACCGTGGGATGCTGTTCGTCTCGCACAGCGGCGAAGTTTATCCCTGCGCCGGGCTTCACGTCTCAGCGGGAAACGTCCGCGTGAGCAACCTCGCAGAGATTTACCGCAGTTCACAGGTTTTTACATTGCTTCGGGACCAGGCCAACCTTACCGGAAAATGCGGGGAGTGTGCCTTTAAGGGCGTCTGCGGAGGATCGCGCGCGCGCGCTTACATCATGCATGGAGACATGTTTACTGAAGACCCGTCATGCATTTACCGTCCCACCGCACAGGCAGCAGTTCGCACTGGCGGTTCTCAAACATTACCGTCGGAGAAAGTTGCCGTCGAGAAACCGTAG
- a CDS encoding helix-turn-helix domain-containing protein codes for MARDLKRAFGQRVRELREARDWSQEQAEQHCGLHWTYIGQVERGERNLTLLSMQKFAKGFRIELAELFKGLG; via the coding sequence ATGGCAAGAGACTTAAAGCGCGCATTCGGCCAGCGAGTCCGCGAATTGAGGGAAGCGCGGGACTGGTCGCAAGAGCAAGCAGAACAGCACTGCGGCCTGCATTGGACGTACATCGGGCAGGTAGAGCGCGGAGAGCGCAACCTGACGCTTCTCAGCATGCAGAAGTTTGCCAAGGGCTTCAGGATTGAGTTGGCGGAGTTGTTCAAAGGACTGGGATAA